From one Streptomyces sp. N50 genomic stretch:
- a CDS encoding MFS transporter yields MTTMPRAADVSRISRLFPRGAAPPAWLVVALACAGQFLVVLDVSVVNVALPSMRADLGMSASGLQWVVNAYAIAFAGFMLLGGRAGDLYGRKRMFLVGLALFTLASLCGGLAQDGWQLLLARAVQGLGAAVLAPSTLTIVTSAVAEGAARARAIATWTAVGAGGGAAGGLVGGVLVDTLSWRWVLLINVPVGAVVLLSSLRWLPESRAGDRRRLDLPGAVLVTAGLGVLAYGISQTEAEGWTAAATLVPLAAGLALIALFLVVEARTAAPLMPLGLFRARAVSSANAAMFLSGSAMFCMWFFMTLYAQNVLGYSPLEAGLALVPSSLAVLLGSKSAPRFMPVLGARNVAVIGTLLAAVGFGWQSLMTVRGDYLTEIMFPGILMMLGAGLTATPLAALATSGAAPGEAGLVSGLINTSRTMGGSLGLAVMSTIAAARTERAAGGGAGTLRALTEGYALAFRTGAGVLLGGVVLMVVWLPWGKGAGPAAARVSASADGEVLVDAEDAEGVAGAVGVDPAVASDGAASTRFEK; encoded by the coding sequence ATGACCACCATGCCCCGAGCCGCTGACGTCTCCCGAATATCCCGCCTGTTCCCCCGCGGCGCCGCACCGCCCGCCTGGCTGGTCGTGGCGCTCGCGTGCGCCGGGCAGTTCCTCGTCGTGCTCGACGTGTCCGTCGTCAACGTGGCGCTGCCGTCGATGCGGGCCGACCTGGGGATGAGCGCGTCCGGGCTGCAGTGGGTGGTCAACGCGTACGCCATCGCCTTCGCCGGGTTCATGCTGCTGGGCGGACGGGCCGGTGACCTCTACGGCCGCAAGCGGATGTTCCTCGTCGGGCTCGCGCTGTTCACCCTGGCCTCGCTGTGCGGCGGACTGGCCCAGGACGGCTGGCAGTTGCTGCTCGCCCGGGCCGTGCAGGGACTGGGGGCCGCGGTGCTGGCGCCCTCGACGCTGACCATCGTCACCTCGGCGGTCGCGGAGGGCGCGGCCCGCGCCCGGGCCATCGCCACCTGGACGGCGGTCGGCGCGGGCGGCGGGGCCGCGGGCGGACTCGTCGGCGGGGTCCTCGTGGACACCCTGAGCTGGCGGTGGGTGCTCCTCATCAACGTGCCCGTCGGCGCCGTCGTCCTCCTCAGCTCCCTGCGTTGGCTCCCGGAGAGCCGGGCCGGGGACCGGCGGCGGCTCGACCTGCCCGGCGCCGTCCTGGTCACGGCGGGGCTCGGCGTGCTGGCGTACGGCATCTCGCAGACCGAGGCCGAGGGCTGGACGGCCGCGGCCACCCTCGTGCCGCTGGCCGCCGGACTCGCGCTGATCGCGCTCTTCCTCGTCGTCGAGGCGCGTACGGCGGCTCCGCTGATGCCGCTCGGGCTGTTCCGGGCACGGGCGGTGTCGTCGGCGAACGCGGCGATGTTCCTGTCGGGCTCCGCGATGTTCTGCATGTGGTTCTTCATGACCCTGTACGCGCAGAACGTGCTCGGGTACAGCCCGCTGGAGGCGGGGCTCGCGCTGGTGCCGAGTTCGCTGGCGGTCCTCCTCGGCTCCAAGTCGGCGCCCCGTTTCATGCCGGTGCTCGGCGCGCGCAACGTGGCCGTGATCGGGACGCTGCTCGCGGCGGTGGGTTTCGGCTGGCAGTCCCTGATGACGGTGAGAGGGGACTACCTGACCGAGATCATGTTCCCCGGAATCCTGATGATGCTGGGCGCGGGCCTGACCGCTACCCCGCTCGCCGCGCTCGCCACGTCGGGGGCCGCGCCGGGAGAGGCCGGGCTGGTCTCCGGGCTGATCAACACCTCGCGCACGATGGGGGGTTCGCTGGGGCTCGCCGTGATGTCGACGATCGCCGCGGCACGTACGGAGCGGGCGGCGGGCGGCGGTGCGGGGACGCTGCGGGCGCTGACGGAGGGGTACGCGCTGGCGTTCCGGACGGGGGCGGGGGTGCTGCTCGGCGGGGTGGTGCTGATGGTGGTGTGGCTGCCTTGGGGGAAGGGGGCGGGACCTGCCGCGGCGCGGGTGAGTGCGAGCGCGGACGGGGAGGTCTTGGTGGACGCGGAGGATGCGGAAGGGGTGGCGGGTGCGGTGGGCGTGGACCCGGCGGTGGCCTCGGACGGCGCGGCTTCCACGCGTTTCGAGAAGTGA